In one Erythrobacteraceae bacterium WH01K genomic region, the following are encoded:
- the phoU gene encoding phosphate signaling complex protein PhoU — translation MMDHTVKAFDEDITRLRGLIAEMGGLAEVAVHESIDAMVRGDKELGDGVVARDKKLDALETEVDKLAVRIIALRAPLADDLREVIAALKIAGVVERIGDYAKNIAKRIDKIEERGKFEPLTLLPAMAELAAEMVHDVLTAYAARDPDLALEVIAADQKVDAFYDSIFRNLVSHMVENPKTISTAAQLLFVAKNIERIGDHATNVAEMVHFAATGNYPPDED, via the coding sequence ATGATGGATCACACAGTCAAGGCATTCGACGAGGACATCACGCGCCTGCGTGGGCTGATCGCCGAAATGGGCGGTCTGGCCGAAGTGGCCGTTCACGAATCGATCGACGCCATGGTGCGCGGCGACAAGGAACTGGGCGACGGCGTGGTCGCGCGGGACAAGAAGCTTGATGCCCTCGAAACGGAGGTGGACAAGCTCGCGGTCCGCATCATCGCCTTGCGTGCACCGCTGGCGGACGACCTCCGCGAGGTTATCGCCGCGCTCAAGATTGCCGGCGTGGTCGAACGCATCGGCGACTATGCGAAGAACATTGCCAAGCGGATCGACAAAATCGAGGAACGCGGCAAGTTCGAACCACTGACATTGCTGCCCGCGATGGCCGAACTGGCTGCCGAAATGGTCCACGATGTCCTGACAGCCTATGCCGCGCGCGACCCCGACCTCGCGCTGGAAGTGATCGCTGCCGACCAGAAGGTCGACGCATTCTACGACAGCATATTCCGCAATCTTGTCAGCCACATGGTCGAGAACCCGAAGACGATCTCGACCGCTGCGCAATTGCTGTTCGTGGCCAAGAACATCGAGCGGATCGGCGATCACGCCACCAATGTCGCCGAGATGGTCCATTTCGCGGCAACCGGGAATTACCCGCCGGACGAAGACTGA
- the phoB gene encoding phosphate regulon transcriptional regulator PhoB, with protein MTSASLLLVEDDPALSELLEFRFTREGYRVRTTADGDEALLLAEEDVPDLVILDWMIEGTSGIEVCRRLRRERSTAHVPIIMLTAREAEDDRIRGLDTGADDYLTKPFSPRELLARVSAVMRRIRPALAGEAIEVGDIRLDPVAHKVERAGKELQLGPTEYRLLKFFMESPDRVFSRGQLLDGVWGTGSDIELRTVDVHIRRLRKAIEMDGLNDPVRTVRSAGYAFQAR; from the coding sequence GTGACAAGTGCCAGCCTCCTCCTCGTCGAAGATGATCCGGCCCTGTCGGAATTGCTGGAGTTCCGCTTCACTCGCGAAGGCTACCGGGTGCGCACGACTGCCGACGGCGACGAGGCGCTGCTGCTGGCCGAGGAAGACGTGCCGGACCTCGTCATACTCGACTGGATGATCGAAGGGACGAGCGGCATCGAGGTCTGCCGTCGCCTGCGCCGCGAGAGATCGACGGCGCATGTGCCGATCATCATGCTGACCGCGCGCGAGGCGGAGGACGACCGCATTCGCGGTCTCGATACCGGGGCGGACGATTACCTGACAAAGCCGTTTTCGCCGAGGGAGCTCTTGGCGCGCGTCTCGGCCGTGATGCGGCGCATCCGCCCTGCGCTTGCCGGGGAAGCGATCGAGGTCGGCGACATCAGGCTGGATCCTGTCGCACACAAGGTCGAGCGTGCGGGCAAGGAATTGCAGCTCGGCCCGACCGAGTACCGGCTGCTCAAATTCTTCATGGAAAGCCCGGACCGCGTATTTAGCCGAGGACAGCTGCTGGACGGTGTGTGGGGCACTGGCAGCGATATCGAACTGCGCACGGTCGACGTTCACATCCGCCGGCTGAGAAAGGCTATCGAAATGGATGGCCTTAATGACCCGGTGCGAACCGTACGCTCGGCAGGCTACGCTTTCCAGGCACGCTAG
- the pstC gene encoding phosphate ABC transporter permease subunit PstC, giving the protein MSPALLLFVALGLGLVGWLAGRAKASAFQSVSATHRPVARPNYHGWYVALWVGVPLLAFAALWIALMPMLVTQSVLASDAAAVLPEFGFVRDTLMAEARAVATGAQAAVFDSRAQALVEPFRSAIQRYTIIGLVLSLCIAVITALWSYTRINPNFTARTRVERAVMAVLLIASLVAILTTFGILASLVFETIRFFGFVSPIDFLFGTSWNPDPMSSPDADQGDRYGAIPLFWGTIFIGAIIAMIVAIPLGLMSAIYLTQYADPRLRAWLKPALEVLAGVPTVVYGYFAALTVAPFIRDLAQAAGIENASSESALAAGLVMGVMIIPFVSSMADDSIAAVPSAMRDGSLAMGATQSETIKKVLIPAALPGIVAGIMLAISRAIGETMIVVMAASTAANLSGNPLEAMTTVTVQIVAMLTGEGSFDHPATLSAFALGFVLFLVTLGLNFIALRVVKRFREAYE; this is encoded by the coding sequence ATGTCGCCTGCATTACTCCTTTTTGTCGCGCTGGGCCTCGGCCTGGTCGGCTGGCTCGCAGGCCGTGCGAAGGCCTCCGCTTTCCAGAGCGTGAGCGCGACCCACCGTCCGGTGGCGCGGCCCAATTATCATGGCTGGTACGTGGCCCTCTGGGTCGGCGTTCCCCTGCTTGCCTTTGCCGCATTGTGGATCGCCCTGATGCCGATGCTGGTCACCCAATCCGTGCTGGCGAGCGACGCGGCGGCGGTTCTGCCGGAATTCGGGTTCGTGCGCGACACGCTGATGGCAGAAGCCCGAGCGGTCGCAACGGGAGCCCAGGCCGCGGTATTCGATAGCCGCGCACAGGCGCTGGTCGAACCGTTCCGCAGCGCCATCCAGCGATACACCATCATCGGGCTGGTCCTGTCGCTGTGCATCGCCGTCATAACGGCGCTATGGTCCTATACGCGGATCAATCCGAACTTCACGGCACGCACGCGGGTGGAACGAGCCGTCATGGCCGTTCTCCTGATCGCCTCGCTCGTCGCGATCCTGACGACGTTCGGCATCCTCGCCAGCCTGGTGTTCGAGACGATACGCTTTTTCGGATTCGTCAGCCCGATCGACTTCCTGTTCGGAACCAGCTGGAACCCCGACCCGATGTCGAGCCCGGATGCCGACCAGGGCGACCGGTACGGCGCAATTCCGCTTTTCTGGGGCACGATTTTCATCGGTGCGATCATCGCGATGATCGTGGCCATCCCCCTCGGGCTGATGAGCGCAATCTACCTGACACAATATGCCGATCCGCGGCTGCGTGCGTGGCTCAAGCCGGCGCTCGAAGTTCTCGCCGGCGTTCCGACGGTGGTGTACGGCTACTTCGCTGCGCTGACAGTGGCCCCGTTCATCCGCGATCTGGCGCAAGCTGCGGGGATCGAGAACGCCTCCAGCGAAAGCGCGCTGGCCGCGGGCCTCGTCATGGGGGTGATGATCATCCCCTTCGTATCCTCCATGGCTGACGACAGCATTGCCGCCGTTCCCAGCGCGATGCGCGACGGCAGCCTGGCGATGGGCGCGACCCAGTCCGAAACCATCAAGAAGGTCCTCATTCCCGCAGCCCTCCCCGGCATCGTCGCCGGCATCATGCTGGCCATCAGCCGCGCTATCGGCGAGACGATGATCGTCGTCATGGCGGCGTCCACCGCAGCCAACCTGTCCGGCAACCCGCTGGAGGCGATGACCACGGTGACCGTCCAGATCGTCGCCATGCTGACGGGCGAAGGAAGCTTCGACCATCCCGCCACTCTCAGTGCCTTTGCCCTGGGGTTCGTCCTTTTCCTCGTCACGCTGGGGCTGAATTTCATTGCCCTGCGCGTCGTCAAACGGTTCCGTGAAGCGTATGAGTGA
- the pstB gene encoding phosphate ABC transporter ATP-binding protein PstB, whose amino-acid sequence MRARDVDVYYGDKQAIDGVTIDIPSQYVTAFIGPSGCGKSTFLRSLNRMNDTIPSARVDGVIELEGEDIYRSSMDVVQLRARVGMVFQKPNPFPKSIYDNIAYGPKIHGLAESKDELDAIVEKSLSRAGLWNEVKDRLDESGTALSGGQQQRLCIARAIAVDPEVILMDEPCSALDPIATAKIEELIDELTGRYAIVIVTHSMQQAARVSQRTAFFHLGKMVEYGPTEAIFTNPIEERTKDYITGRYG is encoded by the coding sequence ATGCGGGCCCGGGACGTCGACGTCTATTACGGCGACAAACAGGCCATCGACGGCGTCACGATCGACATCCCTTCGCAATATGTGACCGCCTTCATCGGGCCGTCGGGCTGCGGGAAGTCGACCTTCCTGCGTTCGCTCAACCGCATGAACGACACCATCCCCAGCGCACGGGTCGATGGCGTGATCGAACTGGAGGGCGAAGACATCTATCGGTCTTCGATGGATGTCGTACAATTGCGCGCACGGGTGGGCATGGTTTTCCAGAAACCCAACCCGTTCCCGAAGTCTATCTACGACAATATCGCGTACGGCCCGAAAATCCACGGCCTTGCCGAGAGCAAGGACGAACTGGACGCCATCGTCGAGAAATCGCTCTCCCGCGCCGGGCTCTGGAACGAGGTGAAGGACCGTCTGGACGAATCCGGCACGGCGCTTTCGGGCGGTCAGCAGCAACGCCTGTGCATCGCACGTGCCATCGCCGTCGATCCCGAGGTCATCCTGATGGACGAGCCCTGCTCCGCGCTCGACCCCATCGCGACGGCGAAGATCGAGGAACTGATCGACGAACTGACCGGGCGCTATGCCATCGTCATCGTCACGCATTCCATGCAGCAGGCGGCCCGTGTATCTCAGCGCACCGCCTTCTTCCACCTCGGGAAGATGGTCGAATACGGTCCGACCGAAGCGATTTTCACAAATCCGATCGAGGAACGGACCAAGGATTACATTACGGGACGGTACGGCTGA
- the pstA gene encoding phosphate ABC transporter permease PstA, whose product MSDAAIPSTPHPASDRQAAFDARLKKRYAAEKRFRLIGLGAVLFSVAVLCVLLFTMLYNGIGGFQRAELRVPVDFAEAGLSVDPATLEEGGIQSLETQGLPQIIEYFGEQALGEDGAAEISGEAWRELAARIVDYPDLAKGEQDLWVPATADLAQGLEGEGSPELQALASRLEAEGSLDKRMDLGFLSRSDATDPQLVGIWAALKGSILTMIVTLALAFPIGVLAALYLEEYASKNRWTDIIEVSINNLAAVPSIIFGLLGLAVFLTIFPNMRSAPLIGGMTLALMTMPVIVITGRNAIKAVPPSIRDGALAVGASPVQVVFHHVLPLALPGILTGTIIGMARALGETAPLLMIGMRAFVASPPDGFTTPATVLPVQIFLWSDEIDRGFVERTSAAIIVLLIFLLLMNGLAIYLRNKFEKTW is encoded by the coding sequence ATGAGTGACGCAGCCATTCCTTCCACGCCCCACCCTGCAAGCGATCGGCAAGCGGCTTTCGATGCGCGCCTGAAAAAGCGCTATGCAGCCGAAAAACGCTTCCGCCTGATCGGATTGGGCGCCGTTCTGTTCTCGGTCGCCGTCCTGTGCGTGCTGCTGTTCACGATGCTGTATAACGGCATTGGCGGGTTCCAGCGCGCGGAGCTTCGCGTCCCGGTCGACTTTGCAGAGGCCGGCCTGTCGGTCGATCCGGCAACCCTGGAAGAGGGCGGTATTCAATCCCTCGAAACGCAGGGCCTGCCACAGATCATCGAATATTTCGGCGAGCAGGCGCTGGGCGAAGACGGTGCTGCCGAAATCAGCGGAGAGGCTTGGCGTGAACTCGCGGCGCGGATCGTCGACTACCCCGACCTTGCGAAGGGCGAGCAGGATCTGTGGGTCCCCGCGACGGCCGATCTCGCGCAGGGTCTCGAAGGAGAAGGCTCACCGGAATTGCAGGCGCTTGCCAGCAGGCTGGAGGCGGAAGGATCGCTGGACAAGCGAATGGACCTCGGTTTCCTCAGCCGTTCGGACGCAACCGATCCGCAACTGGTGGGCATCTGGGCGGCACTCAAGGGGTCGATCCTGACCATGATCGTCACCCTCGCCCTGGCCTTCCCGATCGGGGTCCTGGCCGCGCTTTATCTCGAGGAATATGCGTCCAAGAACCGCTGGACCGATATCATCGAGGTCTCGATCAACAACCTCGCAGCGGTGCCGTCGATCATCTTCGGTCTTCTCGGCCTCGCGGTCTTCTTGACCATATTCCCCAACATGCGGTCGGCTCCGCTGATCGGCGGCATGACGCTCGCGCTCATGACAATGCCGGTGATCGTCATTACCGGGCGCAACGCCATCAAGGCCGTGCCGCCATCCATCCGCGACGGTGCCCTGGCCGTCGGCGCATCGCCCGTGCAGGTCGTCTTCCATCACGTCCTGCCGCTGGCCCTGCCCGGCATCCTGACCGGTACGATCATCGGCATGGCACGCGCGCTCGGCGAAACCGCGCCGCTGCTGATGATCGGCATGCGCGCTTTCGTCGCCAGCCCGCCTGACGGGTTCACCACGCCGGCGACCGTGCTGCCCGTTCAGATCTTCCTCTGGTCCGACGAAATCGATCGCGGTTTCGTGGAACGGACCAGCGCTGCTATCATAGTCCTGCTCATATTCCTGCTGCTGATGAATGGCCTCGCCATCTATCTGCGCAACAAGTTCGAGAAAACCTGGTGA